In a single window of the Paramisgurnus dabryanus chromosome 23, PD_genome_1.1, whole genome shotgun sequence genome:
- the LOC135781812 gene encoding carboxypeptidase A2-like: protein MKLYLYQTIFTLLVAVYCVELFKGDQVLRIHAKTEDHLEVLYELRGNQELDFWTDGISTTLPIDVLVPHASLSDVKNILNANKIPFTVMINNVQELLDKEKAEMESNARMESSSKIFNFAAYHTLDEIYSWMDTLVATHSKVVSKVEIGKSYENRPMYVLKFSTGGARKPAIWIDAGIHAREWISPATAVWIANRIAKDLAKNRGPVPKILSVMDIYMLTVTNPDGYVFSHTNHRMWRKNRSVTPNPKCRGVDLNRNWNAKFGGPGASNDPCTEIYHGPYANSEMEVKNIVDLIKRHGNFKSFISIHAYSQLLMYPYGYTCTDAPDQSELHTVVTAAASKLSSLYNTTYEVGSICNIIYPASGGSIDWTYDIGIKYSFTFELRDTGVYGFLLPANQIIPTARETWLALKYMMKYVSNHPY from the exons ATGAAGTTGTATCTGTATCAAACCATCTTTACACTTTTGGTGGCAGTTTACTGCGTGGAGCTCTTTAAAGG AGACCAAGTTCTCAGAATCCATGCGAAAACTGAGGACCACCTTGAGGTTCTGTATGAGTTGAGAGGAAACCAGGAG CTGGATTTCTGGACTGATGGCATCTCTACCACTCTGCCTATTGATGTCCTTGTGCCTCACGCCAGTCTGTCCGATGTTAAAAACATCCTCAATGCAAACAAGATCCCTTTCACTGTCATGATCAACAATGTGCAG GAACTTCTGGATAAGGAGAAAGCAGAGATGGAGAGTAATGCACGGATGGAGAGCAGTAGCAAGATCTTTAACTTTGCTGCTTATCACACCCTGGATGAA ATTTACAGTTGGATGGATACTCTTGTTGCGACTCACTCTAAAGTCGTCTCTAAAGTGGAGATTGGCAAGTCTTATGAGAACCGGCCCATGTATGTCCTCAAG TTCAGCACAGGTGGAGCGAGAAAACCAGCGATCTGGATTGACGCGGGCATCCACGCCAGAGAGTGGATTTCCCCTGCAACTGCAGTGTGGATTGCCAACCGG ATTGCCAAAGATTTAGCAAAAAATCGTGGCCCTGTGCCTAAAATCCTTAGTGTAATGGATATCTACATGCTGACTGTGACCAACCCAGATGGATACGTCTTCTCCCACACAAAT CACCGCATGTGGCGTAAAAACCGCTCTGTGACCCCTAACCCGAAATGCCGTGGCGTTGACCTCAACCGGAACTGGAACGCTAAATTTGGGG GGCCTGGAGCCAGCAATGACCCCTGTACTGAGATCTACCACGGCCCGTATGCCAACTCTGAGATGGAAGTAAAAAACATTGTGGATCTTATCAAGAGACACGGCAACTTTAAATCTTTTATCTCCATTCACGCTTACTCTCAGCTCTTAATGTATCCGTACGGCTACACGTGCACAGATGCTCCTGATCAGTCTGAGCTT CATACTGTAGTCACGGCTGCAGCCAGTAAACTCAGTTCTCTGTACAACACCACATATGAAGTTGGAAGCATCTGCAATATTATCT ACCCAGCGAGTGGTGGAAGCATCGACTGGACTTATGACATTGGCATTAAATATTCGTTCACTTTTGAGCTGCGGGACACCGGCGTCTATGGTTTTCTTTTACCTGCCAACCAGATCATTCCCACTGCAAGGGAGACCTGGCTTGCTCTTAAATATATGATGAAATATGTTAGTAATCATCCTTATTGA
- the LOC135758840 gene encoding carboxypeptidase A1-like isoform X2, with product MKLYLYQAIFTLLVCEGLIKGDQVFRIHAETEDHLEVLNKLKGNRELDFWTDGISTALPVDIRVPHASLYAVKKFLNGKKIPFTVMINNELLDKEKAEMRKNAAMESSSKIFNFTTYHTLDEIYSWMDTLVAAHSNVVSKVDIGKSYENRPMYVLKFSTGGAGKPAIWIDAGIHAREWISHATAVWIANQIATDFASKRAPVPKILGVMDIYMLIVANPDGYVFSHTSPNELYRFWRKNRSVTSNPKCRGVDINRNWDAEFGTPGASDDPCAEDYRGPSANSEIEVKNMANFIVNNANFKSFITLHSFKQLLMYPYGYTGKDTPDKSELHSVALSAANALKSWHGTVYQVGSIFSTIEQASGASIDWAYNRGIKYSYAFELRDTGTYGFLLPADQIVSTSRETWLAIKYIMNYVCDKL from the exons ATGAAGCTTTATCTGTATCAAGCCATCTTTACACTTCTGGTCTGTGAAGGACTCATTAAAGG AGACCAAGTTTTCCGAATCCATGCGGAAACTGAGGACCACCTTGAGGTTCTGAATAAGCTGAAAGGAAACCGGGAG CTGGATTTCTGGACTGATGGCATCTCTACCGCTCTGCCTGTTGATATCCGCGTGCCTCACGCCAGTCTGTACGCTGTTAAAAAATTCCTCAATGGAAAGAAGATCCCTTTCACAGTCATGATCAACAAT GAACTTCTGGATAAGGAAAAAGCAGAGATGAGGAAAAATGCAGCGATGGAGAGCAGTAGCAAGATCTTTAACTTTACTACTTATCACACCCTGGATGAA ATTTACAGTTGGATGGATACTCTTGTTGCGGCTCACTCTAATGTCGTCTCTAAAGTGGATATTGGCAAGTCTTATGAGAACCGGCCCATGTATGTCCTCAAG TTCAGCACAGGTGGAGCAGGAAAACCAGCGATCTGGATTGACGCTGGAATCCACGCCAGAGAGTGGATTTCCCATGCAACTGCAGTGTGGATAGCCAACCAG ATTGCCACAGACTTTGCAAGTAAACGTGCCCCTGTGCCTAAAATCCTGGGTGTAATGGATATCTACATGTTGATTGTGGCAAACCCCGATGGATACGTCTTCTCCCACACTTCCCCAAAT GAACTTTACCGGTTTTGGCGTAAAAATCGTTCTGTGACCTCTAACCCCAAATGTCGTGGCGTTGACATCAATCGGAACTGGGATGCTGAATTTGGGA CTCCTGGAGCCAGTGACGATCCCTGTGCTGAAGACTACCGCGGCCCTTCTGCTAACTCTGAGATTGAAGTGAAAAATATGGCTAATTTTATTGTGAACAATGCGAACTTTAAATCTTTCATTACTCTTCACTCATTCAAACAGCTCCTTATGTATCCTTACGGTTATACTGGAAAAGACACTCCTGACAAAAGTGAACTT cACAGTGTGGCTCTGTCTGCAGCAAATGCACTCAAATCTTGGCATGGCACTGTCTACCAAGTCGGAAGTATCTTTAGCACTATAG AGCAAGCTAGTGGTGCAAGTATTGACTGGGCTTACAATCGTGGCATCAAATATTCCTATGCTTTTGAGCTGCGTGATACTGGCACGTACGGATTCCTCTTGCCTGCGGACCAAATCGTTTCAACTTCAAGAGAGACATGGCTTGCTATCAAATACATCATGAACTATGTTTGTGATAAACTTTAG
- the LOC135758840 gene encoding carboxypeptidase A1-like isoform X1 encodes MKLYLYQAIFTLLVCEGLIKGDQVFRIHAETEDHLEVLNKLKGNRELDFWTDGISTALPVDIRVPHASLYAVKKFLNGKKIPFTVMINNVQELLDKEKAEMRKNAAMESSSKIFNFTTYHTLDEIYSWMDTLVAAHSNVVSKVDIGKSYENRPMYVLKFSTGGAGKPAIWIDAGIHAREWISHATAVWIANQIATDFASKRAPVPKILGVMDIYMLIVANPDGYVFSHTSPNELYRFWRKNRSVTSNPKCRGVDINRNWDAEFGTPGASDDPCAEDYRGPSANSEIEVKNMANFIVNNANFKSFITLHSFKQLLMYPYGYTGKDTPDKSELHSVALSAANALKSWHGTVYQVGSIFSTIEQASGASIDWAYNRGIKYSYAFELRDTGTYGFLLPADQIVSTSRETWLAIKYIMNYVCDKL; translated from the exons ATGAAGCTTTATCTGTATCAAGCCATCTTTACACTTCTGGTCTGTGAAGGACTCATTAAAGG AGACCAAGTTTTCCGAATCCATGCGGAAACTGAGGACCACCTTGAGGTTCTGAATAAGCTGAAAGGAAACCGGGAG CTGGATTTCTGGACTGATGGCATCTCTACCGCTCTGCCTGTTGATATCCGCGTGCCTCACGCCAGTCTGTACGCTGTTAAAAAATTCCTCAATGGAAAGAAGATCCCTTTCACAGTCATGATCAACAATGTGCAG GAACTTCTGGATAAGGAAAAAGCAGAGATGAGGAAAAATGCAGCGATGGAGAGCAGTAGCAAGATCTTTAACTTTACTACTTATCACACCCTGGATGAA ATTTACAGTTGGATGGATACTCTTGTTGCGGCTCACTCTAATGTCGTCTCTAAAGTGGATATTGGCAAGTCTTATGAGAACCGGCCCATGTATGTCCTCAAG TTCAGCACAGGTGGAGCAGGAAAACCAGCGATCTGGATTGACGCTGGAATCCACGCCAGAGAGTGGATTTCCCATGCAACTGCAGTGTGGATAGCCAACCAG ATTGCCACAGACTTTGCAAGTAAACGTGCCCCTGTGCCTAAAATCCTGGGTGTAATGGATATCTACATGTTGATTGTGGCAAACCCCGATGGATACGTCTTCTCCCACACTTCCCCAAAT GAACTTTACCGGTTTTGGCGTAAAAATCGTTCTGTGACCTCTAACCCCAAATGTCGTGGCGTTGACATCAATCGGAACTGGGATGCTGAATTTGGGA CTCCTGGAGCCAGTGACGATCCCTGTGCTGAAGACTACCGCGGCCCTTCTGCTAACTCTGAGATTGAAGTGAAAAATATGGCTAATTTTATTGTGAACAATGCGAACTTTAAATCTTTCATTACTCTTCACTCATTCAAACAGCTCCTTATGTATCCTTACGGTTATACTGGAAAAGACACTCCTGACAAAAGTGAACTT cACAGTGTGGCTCTGTCTGCAGCAAATGCACTCAAATCTTGGCATGGCACTGTCTACCAAGTCGGAAGTATCTTTAGCACTATAG AGCAAGCTAGTGGTGCAAGTATTGACTGGGCTTACAATCGTGGCATCAAATATTCCTATGCTTTTGAGCTGCGTGATACTGGCACGTACGGATTCCTCTTGCCTGCGGACCAAATCGTTTCAACTTCAAGAGAGACATGGCTTGCTATCAAATACATCATGAACTATGTTTGTGATAAACTTTAG
- the smc1b gene encoding structural maintenance of chromosomes protein 1B, producing the protein MGFLKQLDVENFKSWRGKQTIGPFKRFNCIIGTNGSGKSNVMDALGFVMGERAVNLRVKHTRDLIHGAHIGRPVSTSASVTMIYCGDNNEEMIFSRNISGESSEYRINGNHVTLAKYTGELEKIGIVVKAKNCLVYQGAVESIAMMNAKDRTKMFERISNSQELNDEYDTKLVALQNAKEDTQFQFNRKKAATAEKKQVFKDKTEAEKYQALVDEVKEHKLKLMLFQLFHNEKNITAQSASLRDKQVATSQQKKNLDIWEQTVKAQKKEHGRLSRDLQLLEKEIRSQEQILNQQRPQYIKSKVNTSHHEHKVDEARRTLQKNQKLQAKKEQELEELRSELAELERAWRSCVRQMEEEEAQRGAGVQLDEAQLEQYKELKETARKKGAVLNQNAEKLHWEVKAGGDKLQFDLRKKTEIQVNIKHSLAQLDDLNRRAEKLEEYANTSTKALEEQRQQEEQLAGELERGRVRMKEVNAKLGQVLIELQNARLDTQENRRQQKRNEVMESLRRLYPDTVYGRLVDLCQPIHKKYQLAVTKVFGKNMNAIVVTSAKVAHDCIRFLKEERAEPETFLPIDYIEVRPLNERLREVPGAKMVVDVVQCAQNAPQLKRVVQYVCGNSLVCDTLKDARRIAFEGPERLQTVALDGTLFRKSGVISGGAMDLSTKARRWEEKDMNKLREQKEHLSTELRALMKLKRKEAELNQIRAQSQGIQTRLKYSNTELDSIRKKSIPACQAEISKLGSELSNLETQIDIQTKTVEQKDNEMKDVRNEIHQMEDVVFADFCAEIGVANIREYEQDYLRLQQELEKKRLQFESQRTCLNTQLDYEQAQLEKQKTQMKKLKETIHKEDNIISSLKEEEDRLMSAVEKTQFQLVELNNQLAGKTSLVDDAKAQFEKKNKSLQEKSRVLVKLQKEAICTEAVLEQLRLGKHNLLLASKIEGLPLILLSGSLDDISDIELDSESQSIRTQDIYEREAQMVFDYSALDMSLKALTEESEVESELEKLREEVSSLERMIMGSRAPNLKALEKMREVKDSFHEVMDAFKTSTHNTKRCSQEFEQVKAKRFNLFSQCFEHVSVIIDQIYKKLCRNSSAQAILSAENPNEPYLGGINYNCVAPGKRFMAMDNLSGGEKSIAALALVFAIHSFRPAPFFVLDEVDAALDNTNIGKVTGFFREMSKESCQIIVISLKEEFYSRADALIGVYSMFDECMFSRLLTLDLTPYALNDENGTHGEQEK; encoded by the exons ATGGGTTTCTTGAAACAGTTAGACGTAGAAAATTTCAAGTCCTGGCGAGGAAAGCAAACCATCGGTCcatttaaaagatttaattGTATAATTGGTACTAATGGATCAG GTAAATCTAATGTTATGGATGCTCTTGGATTTGTGATGGGAGAGAGGGCGGTTAATCTCCGTGTAAAACACACCAGAGATCTCATCCATGGTGCCCACATCGGCAGGCCTGTGTCCACTTCTGCCAGCGTGACCATGATCTACTGTGGAGACAATAATGAAGAGATGATCTTTAGTAGAAACATCTCAG GGGAATCCTCTGAGTACCGCATAAATGGTAATCATGTGACTTTGGCTAAATACACTGGAGAACTGGAGAAAATTGGCATTGTGGTGAAAGCGAAAAACTGCCTGGTGTATCAG GGTGCTGTGGAGTCTATTGCCATGATGAATGCCAAAGACCGCACAAAGATGTTTGAGCGAATCAGTAACTCCCAAGAGCTAAACGACGAGTATGACACAAAGCTGGTGGCTCTACAGAATGCCAAAGAGGACACCCAGTTTCAATTTAACAGGAAGAAAGCAGCTACAGCTGAGAAGAAACAGGTCTTCAAGGACAAGACTGAG GCAGAGAAATACCAAGCACTGGTGGATGAAGTCAAAGAACATAAACTCAAGCTGATGCTCTTTCAGCTCTTCCACAATGAGAAAAACATCACGGCGCAGTCAGCGTCATTAAGAGACAAACAGGTGGCCACATCTCAGCAGAAGAAGAACCTGGACATCTGGGAGCAAACCGTGAAGGCTCAGAAGAAAGAACATGGTCGCCTGTCCCGAGATCTTCAGCTGCTAGAAAAAGAGATCAG ATCCCAGGAGCAAATTCTCAATCAGCAGAGACCTCAGTACATAAAATCCAAAGTGAACACCTCCCACCATGAGCACAAAGTGGACGAGGCGCGCAGAACGCTTCAGAAGAACCAGAAGCTACAGGCCAAGAAAGAACAGGAGCTGGAGGAGCTAAGGAGCGAGTTGGCTGAGCTGGAGAGGGCCTGGAGGTCCTGTGTGAGACAGATGGAAGAGGAGGAGGCTCAAAGGGGAGCGGGAGTCCAGCTAGACGAGGCCCAA CTAGAGCAGTATAAGGAACTTAAAGAGACGGCCAGAAAAAAGGGAGCCGTTTTAAATCAGAACGCAGAGAAGCTGCACTGGGAGGTGAAGGCTGGCGGTGATAAACTTCAGTTTGACCTCAGGAAGAAAACTGAGATACAG GTCAATATTAAACACTCTCTAGCTCAGCTAGATGATTTGAACAGAAGGGCAGAGAAGCTGGAGGAATACGCCAACACTTCTAC AAAAGCTCTGGAGGAGCAGCGTCAGCAGGAGGAGCAGCTGGCAGGGGAGCTGGAGAGAGGCCGAGTGCGCATGAAGGAGGTGAACGCAAAGCTCGGGCAGGTGCTTATTGAACTGCAGAACGCTCGTCTGGACACCCAGGAGAATCGACGACAGCAGAAACGCAATGAAGTCATGGAAAGCCTCAGGAGACTCTATCCTGATACAGTG TATGGCCGTCTGGTTGACCTGTGTCAGCCTATTCACAAGAAATACCAGCTCGCCGTCACCAAGGTGTTTGGAAAGAACATGAACGCTATTGTTGTAACATCTGCCAAAGTAGCACACGATTGCATCAGATTTCTGAAAGAGGAGCGAGCCGAACCAGAGACTTTCCTTCCTATTGACTATATAGAG GTACGCCCCCTGAATGAGCGTTTGAGAGAAGTGCCCGGAGCTAAGATGGTGGTGGATGTGGTTCAATGTGCTCAGAACGCCCCTCAGCTTAAAAGGGTGGTGCAGTATGTGTGCGGGAATTCCCTGGTCTGCGATACTCTGAAGGATGCCCGTCGCATTGCTTTCGAGGGCCCTGAGCGCCTTCAG ACGGTGGCTCTCGATGGCACCTTGTTCCGTAAGTCTGGAGTGATCTCAGGGGGCGCCATGGACCTGAGCACTAAAGCTCGGCGGTGGGAGGAGAAAGATATGAACAAACTAAGGGAGCAGAAGGAACATCTGTCAACTGAGCTTCGT GCTCTGATGAAACTGAAGCGTAAGGAGGCAGAGTTAAATCAGATCAGGGCTCAGTCTCAGGGGATCCAGACTCGCCTAAAATACTCAAACACAGAACTAGACTCCATACGCAAGAAGAGCATCCCAGCGTGTCAGGCG GAGATTTCTAAACTGGGAAGTGAGCTGTCTAACCTCGAGACTCAGATTGATATACAGACAAAGACTGTTGAACAAAAGGACAATGAGATGAAGGATGTCAGAAACGAAATCCATCAG ATGGAAGATGTGGTGTTTGCGGACTTCTGTGCTGAGATCGGTGTGGCCAACATTCGGGAATACGAGCAGGATTATCTCCGACTTCAACAGGAGCTCGAAAAGAAGCG CCTACAGTTTGAGTCGCAGCGTACTTGTCTTAATACCCAGCTGGACTATGAGCAGGCCCAGCTGGAGAAGCAAAAAACACAGATGAAAAAGCTGAAAGAGACCATCCACAAAGAGGACAACATCATTAGCAGTCTGAAAGAG GAGGAGGACAGGCTTATGTCAGCTGTGGAGAAGACACAATTTCAGCTTGTAGAACTAAACAACCAGCTGGCAGGAAAGACAAGTTTAGTTGATGATGCAAAAGCTCAATtcgaaaagaaaaacaaaagccTCCAGGAGAAATCCAG GGTACTGGTGAAACTCCAAAAGGAAGCCATCTGCACCGAGGCGGTCCTAGAACAGCTAAGACTGGGCAAACACAACCTGCTTCTGGCCTCCAAGATAGAGGGCTTACCATTGATACTGCTGTCGGGATCACTGGATGACATCAGTGACATAGAG CTGGACTCGGAGTCTCAGAGCATCAGGACACAGGACATTTATGAACGAGAGGCACAGATGGTGTTTGATTATTCAGCACTGGACATGAGCCTTAAG GCCCTTACTGAAGAAAGTGAAGTTGAGTCTGAGTTGGAGAAACTCAGAGAGGAAGTCTCTTCTCTGGAGCGGATGATCATGGGATCCAGAGCTCCCAATTTGAAAGCTCTAGAGAAGATGAGAGAGGTTAAGGACAGCTTCCATGAAGTCATGGATG CATTTAAGACCAGCACGCACAACACTAAGAGATGCAGTCAGGAGTTTGAGCAGGTGAAGGCAAAACGCTTTAATTTGTTCAGCCAGTGTTTTGAACACGTGTCTGTCATCATCGACCAGATCTACAAAAAACTCTGCAGGAACTCCAGTGCACAG GCCATTCTTAGTGCTGAAAATCCAAATGAGCCTTACCTGGGCGGCATCAATTATAACTGTGTGGCACCTGGTAAACGATTTATGGCCATGGACAACCTGTCTGGAGGAGAGAAGTCTATTGCTGCACTCGCGCTGGTCTTTGCAATTCACAG tTTCCGTCCTGCTCCGTTTTTCGTGCTGGACGAGGTTGATGCCGCCCTGGACAACACAAACATTGGCAAG GTGACAGGATTTTTCCGGGAGATGTCTAAAGAGAGTTGCCAGATCATCGTCATTTCCCTGAAAGAAGAGTTTTACTCACGAGCAGATGCTCTCATTGGGGTTTATTCTATG TTTGATGAATGCATGTTCAGCAGACTTCTTACCCTGGATCTCACTCCTTATGCACTAAACGATGAGAACGGCACACACGGAGAGCAAGAGAAATAA
- the LOC135781305 gene encoding carboxypeptidase A2-like: MKLFLAVFAVLVAVHCEDLFNGDQVLRIQAETEDHLKVLKELEEDVHLGLDFWSHGLSTDLPVDIRVPRTSLYNVKGFLTVNKIPFTVMINNVQDLLDKEKAEMVNNAAMERSTKSFNFGAYHSLDEIYSFMDDLVTSHQNLVSKVQIGNTYENRPMYVLKFSTGGVNRPAIWIDAGIHSREWVSQASALWIANKIATDYGVDAAVTALLGQMDVYLLIVANPDGYAFTHSSNRMWRKTRSVNSGSSCRGVDPNRNWDAGFGGVGASKDPCSDSYHGPYAHSEIEVKNIVDLIKSHGNFKSFISVHAYSQLLMYPYGYTCTDAPDQSELHTVGTAAASKLSSLYNTRYRVGSICKIIYPASGGSIDWTYDIGIKYSFAFELRDTGLYGFLLPAKQIIPTAEETWLGLKYIMEYVSNNSY; encoded by the exons ATGAAGCTCTTTCTTGCTGTTTTTGCAGTTTTGGTCGCAGTTCACTGCGAGGATCTCTTTAATGG AGATCAAGTTCTCAGAATCCAAGCTGAAACCGAGGACCACCTGAAGGTTTTGAAGGAGCTGGAAGAAGACGTGCATTTGGGG CTGGATTTCTGGTCCCATGGCCTCTCTACAGATCTGCCTGTTGATATCCGCGTACCTCGCACCAGTCTGTACAATGTTAAAGGATTCCTTACTGTAAACAAGATTCCTTTCACAGTCATGATCAACAATGTGCAG GATCTTCTGGATAAGGAAAAAGCAGAGATGGTGAATAATGCAGCGATGGAGCGCAGTACCAAGAGCTTTAACTTTGGTGCTTATCACTCCCTGGATGAA atTTACAGTTTCATGGACGACCTTGTGACAAGTCACCAAAACCTGGTCTCTAAAGTGCAGATCGGCAACACTTACGAGAACCGCCCCATGTATGTCCTTAAG ttcagCACTGGTGGTGTGAATCGACCAGCAATCTGGATCGACGCAGGAATCCACTCCAGAGAATGGGTTAGTCAGGCTTCTGCATTGTGGATTGCCAACAAG ATTGCTACAGACTATGGGGTTGATGCCGCTGTCACGGCTCTTCTCGGCCAAATGGATGTCTACTTGTTGATTGTGGCCAACCCTGACGGATACGCCTTCACTCATTCCAGT AACCGTATGTGGCGTAAGACTCGATCTGTAAATTCTGGCTCCTCGTGCCGTGGTGTTGACCCCAACAGGAACTGGGACGCTGGCTTTGGTG GGGTTGGAGCCAGCAAGGATCCCTGTTCTGATTCCTACCACGGCCCGTATGCCCACTCTGAGATCGAAGTGAAAAACATTGTGGATCTCATCAAGAGCCACGGCAACTTTAAATCCTTCATCTCCGTTCACGCTTACTCTCAGCTCTTAATGTATCCGTACGGCTACACGTGCACAGATGCTCCTGATCAGTCTGAGCTT CATACTGTGGGCACCGCTGCAGCAAGTAAACTCAGTTCTCTGTACAACACCAGATACAGGGTTGGAAGCATCTGCAAAATTATCT ACCCAGCAAGTGGTGGAAGCATCGACTGGACTTATGACATTGGCATTAAATATTCTTTTGCTTTTGAGTTGCGTGACACCGGTCTCTATGGTTTCCTCCTACCTGCCAAACAGATCATTCCCACTGCAGAGGAGACCTGGCTTGGTCTTAAATACATTATGGAATATGTTAGTAATAATTCCTATTGA